From a region of the Chrysemys picta bellii isolate R12L10 chromosome 7, ASM1138683v2, whole genome shotgun sequence genome:
- the TMF1 gene encoding TATA element modulatory factor isoform X2, whose amino-acid sequence MSWFNASQLSSFAKQALSQAQKSIDRVLDIQAEESPWAEAVLPDRGDGTNSLTSGGWDTSTWGLNSNIEPQSQPISSPTAITKPVRRTVVDESENFFSAFLSPPDIQSIQQNPVVSKPPTKSQRPKEEVKSTLKESLCSNQPEMLVETETEAKDSSASVLVDLKNLDVPQENLEESSALETDAKHEENTDKGTDDKVATLDLKVPEVVVNVKSNAGNDVSGSAPDSPAQSLTAETKDIGLESKEQKNEDRQSNTPSPPISAFSSGTSTTSDIEVLDHESVISESSVSSRQEATDSKSSLHLMQTSFQLLSTSACAEYNRLDDFQKLTESCSSSDAFERIDSFSVQSLDSRSVSEINSDDELSGRGCASASLTVSPLTPKTEVVDLMKNKSKEELNETLVHTEETEMEESGRSATPVNSEQPDILVAAVQTDEGQTVKVEVVMQQQGAEKLPKVNCEKEELCKMIDLLTEKLEKRETQLLSVSKEKAGLEEAFDNLKDEMFRVKEESSSISSLKEEFTQRIADAEKKVQLACKERDAAKKEVKNVKEELATRLNCNETAELLKEKDEQINELMQEGEKLSKQQLHNSNIIKKLRMKEKENENTNTKQSKKIKELEEELQHLKQVLDGKEEVEKQHRENIKQLNSVVERQEKDLSRLQVDMEELEERNRSVQAALDSSYKELADLHKANATKDSEAQEAALSREMKAKEELGLALEKAQDEARQQQEALAIQVADLRLALQRAEQQAARKEDYLRQEIHELQQRLQEAENRNQELSQSVTSATRPLLRQIENLQATLGAQTSSWEKLEKNLSDRLGESQALLAAAAERERAATEELLSNKIQVSSTESQNSLLRQENSRLQAQLEAERARLKKLENENNRYEVELENLKEEYVKTLDEAKKEKTLLATQLEMEKMKVEQEKKKAIFVQETAKEKERKSFTLSAMETVSSTPTLSRSSSISGVDMAGLQTSFLSQDDPHDHSFGSMSTSGSNLYDAVRMGAGSSIIENLQSQLKLKEGEISHLQLEIGNLERTRSIMAEELVKLTNQNDEFEEKVKEIPKLRAQLRDLDQRYNTILQMYGEKAEEAEELRLDLEDVKNMYKTQIDELLKQRHN is encoded by the exons GAACAAATTCCCTTACAAGTGGAGGATGGGATACTTCTACCTGGGGATTAAACTCAAATATAGAACCTCAAAGTCAGCCAATATCCTCACCAACAGCAATCACCAAACCAGTTAGGAGGACAGTGGTGGATGAATCTGAGAATTTCTTCAGTGCCTTTCTCTCTCCACCAGATATTCAGAGTATACAGCAGAATCCAGTGGTGTCTAAACCTCCAACCAAATCACAGCGACCCAAAGAAGAAGTGAAAAGCACTTTAAAGGAATCTCTATGCAGCAATCAGCCAGAAATGCTAGTAGAAACTGAGACAGAAGCAAAAGATTCCTCTGCATCTGTGCTAGTGGACTTGAAAAACCTTGATGTTCCCCAGGAAAATCTAGAAGAAAGTTCTGCACTTGAAACTGATGCTAAGCATGAAGAGAATACAGACAAAGGCACTGATGATAAGGTGGCCACTCTAGATCTCAAAGTACCTGAAGTTGTTGTTAATGTGAAATCTAATGCAGGAAATGATGTATCAGGAAGTGCTCCTGACAGCCCTGCACAATCTCTTACTGCAGAGACAAAGGACATAGGTTTGGAAAGTAAGGAACAAAAAAATGAGGACAGACAAAGCAACACACCTTCACCTCCTATTAGCGCTTTCTCCTCGGGGACATCCACAACTAGTGATATTGAAGTTTTGGACCATGAAAGTGTAATAAGTGAGAGCTCGGTAAGTTCAAGACAAGAGGCTACAGATTCAAAATCCAGTCTTCATCTGATGCAAACTTCCTTTCAGCTCTTATCAACATCTGCCTGTGCTGAGTATAATCGTTTAGATGACTTTCAGAAACTGACTGAGAGTTGCAGCTCCTCTGATGCTTTTGAAAGAATTGACTCATTTAGTGTGCAGTCGTTAGATAGCCGAAGTGTAAGTGAAATCAATTCAGATGATGAATTATCCGGCAGAGGTTGTGCTTCAGCATCTCTCACAGTCAGCCCTTTAACACCAAAGACTGAGGTGGTTGACCTCATGAAAAATAAATCTAAAGAAGAATTGAATGAGACACTTGTACACACAGAGGAAACTGAAATGGAGGAAAGTGGGAGAAGTGCGACCCCTGTTAACTCTGAGCAGCCAGATATTCTGGTtgctgctgtacaaacagatgAAGGACAAACTGTCAAAGTGGAGGTTGTGATGCAGCAGCAAGGTGCTGAAAAGTTGCCTAAAGTGAATTGTGAAAAGGAAGAGCTTTGCAAG ATGATTGATTTGTTGACTGAGAAGCTGGAGAAGAGGGAAACACAATTATTAAGTGTTAGTAAAGAGAAGGCAGGCCTGGAAGAAGCTTTCGATAACCTGAAAGA TGAAATGTTTAGAGTGAAAGAAGAGAGCAGTAGCATTTCATCTCTTAAAGAGGAGTTTACTCAGCGAATAGCAGATGCTGAAAAGAAGGTCCAGCTAGCGTGCAAAGAGAGGGATGCAGCTAAAAAG GAAGTAAAGAATGTTAAAGAAGAATTGGCAACTAGACTAAATTGTAATGAAACAGCTGAACTATTGAAGGAGAAGGATGAACAAATCAATGAACTAATGCAAGAAG gagaAAAGCTTTCAAAACAGCAGCTACACAATTCCAACATCATTAAGAAGTTAAGAATGAAGGAGAAGGAAAATGAAAATACTAATACAAAACAGAGCAAAAAGATTAAGGAGTTAGAAGAGGAGTTGCAGCATTTAAAACAG GTTCTTGATGGCAAGGAGGAGGTTGAAAAGCAGCATCGAGAGAACATTAAACAACTGAACAGTGTGGTAGAGCGACAAGAGAAGGATCTCAGCAGACTTCAGGTCGACATGGAAGAGCTTGAAGAACGGAACCGAAGTGTTCAAGCAGCACTTGATAGCTCATACAA GGAACTTGCTGATCTTCACAAAGCGAATGCTACAAAGGATAGTGAAGCACAAGAAGCAGCATTAAGTCGTGAAATGAAAGCTAAGGAAGAACTTGGATTAGCTCTGGAGAAGGCCCAAGACGAGGCCCGCCAGCAGCAAGAGGCTTTAGCAATTCAG GTGGCAGACTTGAGACTGGCACTTCAACGAGCCGAGCAGCAAGCAGCAAGAAAGGAGGACTATTTGCGCCAAGAAATCCATGAACTACAACAG AGACTCCAAGAAGCAGAGAATCGGAACCAAGAACTGAGTCAAAGTGTTACATCTGCTACCAGGCCACTTCTTCGGCAGATCGAAAATCTGCAAGCAACACTGGGAGCACAAACCTCCTCCTGGGAAAAGTTAGAGAAGAACCTTTCTGACAGACTTG GTGAATCTCAAGCcctcctggcagcagcagctgagagagAACGTGCTGCTACAGAAGAACTTCTTTCCAATAAAATCCAAGTGTCTTCCACTGAATCACAGAATAGCCTCTTGAGACAGGAAAACAGTCGCCTTCAGGCTCAGCTAGAAGCAGAGAGAGCCAGACTCAAGAAACTGGAAAATGAAAACAATAG GTATGAGGTTGAATTAGAAAACCTGAAAGAGGAGTATGTGAAAACTCTTGatgaagcaaagaaagaaaag ACACTGTTAGCTACTCAGTTGGAAATGGAGAAAATGAAAGttgaacaagaaaaaaagaaagcaattttTGTACAAGAAACAGCAAAGGAAAAG GAGCGTAAGTCATTTACCTTATCAGCAATGGAAACAGTTTCGAGTACTCCAACACTGTCACGCTCAAGCTCTATAAGTGGAGTTGATATGGCAGGGCTTCAGACATCCTTCCTCTCTCAG GATGATCCTCATGATCATTCATTTGGGTCAATGTCTACAAGTGGGAGCAACCTTTATGATGCTGTAAGGATGGGAGCAGGGTCAAGTATAATTGAAAACCTGCAGTCGCAGTTAAAACTGAAGGAAGGAGAGATTTCTCACCTACAG CTGGAAATTGGAAACCTTGAAAGAACTCGATCAATAATGGCAGAAGAGCTAGTTAAATTAACAAATCAAAATGATGAATTTGAAGAAAAGGTGAAGGAGATACCAAAACTACGTGCACAGCTAAGG GATTTGGATCAAAGATACAATACTATTCTTCAGATGTATGGCGAGAAAGCAGAAGAGGCCGAAGAACTTCGACTGGATCTTGAAGATGTGAAAAATATGTACAAGACTCAAATAGAtgaacttttaaaacaaagacaCAACTAA
- the TMF1 gene encoding TATA element modulatory factor isoform X4 produces the protein MSWFNASQLSSFAKQALSQAQKSIDRVLDIQAEESPWAEAVLPDRGDGTNSLTSGGWDTSTWGLNSNIEPQSQPISSPTAITKPVRRTVVDESENFFSAFLSPPDIQSIQQNPVVSKPPTKSQRPKEEVKSTLKESLCSNQPEMLVETETEAKDSSASVLVDLKNLDVPQENLEESSALETDAKHEENTDKGTDDKVATLDLKVPEVVVNVKSNAGNDVSGSAPDSPAQSLTAETKDIGLESKEQKNEDRQSNTPSPPISAFSSGTSTTSDIEVLDHESVISESSVSSRQEATDSKSSLHLMQTSFQLLSTSACAEYNRLDDFQKLTESCSSSDAFERIDSFSVQSLDSRSVSEINSDDELSGRGCASASLTVSPLTPKTEVVDLMKNKSKEELNETLVHTEETEMEESGRSATPVNSEQPDILVAAVQTDEGQTVKVEVVMQQQGAEKLPKVNCEKEELCKMIDLLTEKLEKRETQLLSVSKEKAGLEEAFDNLKDEMFRVKEESSSISSLKEEFTQRIADAEKKVQLACKERDAAKKEVKNVKEELATRLNCNETAELLKEKDEQINELMQEGEKLSKQQLHNSNIIKKLRMKEKENENTNTKQSKKIKELEEELQHLKQVLDGKEEVEKQHRENIKQLNSVVERQEKDLSRLQVDMEELEERNRSVQAALDSSYKELADLHKANATKDSEAQEAALSREMKAKEELGLALEKAQDEARQQQEALAIQVADLRLALQRAEQQAARKEDYLRQEIHELQQRLQEAENRNQELSQSVTSATRPLLRQIENLQATLGAQTSSWEKLEKNLSDRLGESQALLAAAAERERAATEELLSNKIQVSSTESQNSLLRQENSRLQAQLEAERARLKKLENENNRYEVELENLKEEYVKTLDEAKKEKTLLATQLEMEKMKVEQEKKKAIFVQETAKEKDDPHDHSFGSMSTSGSNLYDAVRMGAGSSIIENLQSQLKLKEGEISHLQLEIGNLERTRSIMAEELVKLTNQNDEFEEKVKEIPKLRAQLRDLDQRYNTILQMYGEKAEEAEELRLDLEDVKNMYKTQIDELLKQRHN, from the exons GAACAAATTCCCTTACAAGTGGAGGATGGGATACTTCTACCTGGGGATTAAACTCAAATATAGAACCTCAAAGTCAGCCAATATCCTCACCAACAGCAATCACCAAACCAGTTAGGAGGACAGTGGTGGATGAATCTGAGAATTTCTTCAGTGCCTTTCTCTCTCCACCAGATATTCAGAGTATACAGCAGAATCCAGTGGTGTCTAAACCTCCAACCAAATCACAGCGACCCAAAGAAGAAGTGAAAAGCACTTTAAAGGAATCTCTATGCAGCAATCAGCCAGAAATGCTAGTAGAAACTGAGACAGAAGCAAAAGATTCCTCTGCATCTGTGCTAGTGGACTTGAAAAACCTTGATGTTCCCCAGGAAAATCTAGAAGAAAGTTCTGCACTTGAAACTGATGCTAAGCATGAAGAGAATACAGACAAAGGCACTGATGATAAGGTGGCCACTCTAGATCTCAAAGTACCTGAAGTTGTTGTTAATGTGAAATCTAATGCAGGAAATGATGTATCAGGAAGTGCTCCTGACAGCCCTGCACAATCTCTTACTGCAGAGACAAAGGACATAGGTTTGGAAAGTAAGGAACAAAAAAATGAGGACAGACAAAGCAACACACCTTCACCTCCTATTAGCGCTTTCTCCTCGGGGACATCCACAACTAGTGATATTGAAGTTTTGGACCATGAAAGTGTAATAAGTGAGAGCTCGGTAAGTTCAAGACAAGAGGCTACAGATTCAAAATCCAGTCTTCATCTGATGCAAACTTCCTTTCAGCTCTTATCAACATCTGCCTGTGCTGAGTATAATCGTTTAGATGACTTTCAGAAACTGACTGAGAGTTGCAGCTCCTCTGATGCTTTTGAAAGAATTGACTCATTTAGTGTGCAGTCGTTAGATAGCCGAAGTGTAAGTGAAATCAATTCAGATGATGAATTATCCGGCAGAGGTTGTGCTTCAGCATCTCTCACAGTCAGCCCTTTAACACCAAAGACTGAGGTGGTTGACCTCATGAAAAATAAATCTAAAGAAGAATTGAATGAGACACTTGTACACACAGAGGAAACTGAAATGGAGGAAAGTGGGAGAAGTGCGACCCCTGTTAACTCTGAGCAGCCAGATATTCTGGTtgctgctgtacaaacagatgAAGGACAAACTGTCAAAGTGGAGGTTGTGATGCAGCAGCAAGGTGCTGAAAAGTTGCCTAAAGTGAATTGTGAAAAGGAAGAGCTTTGCAAG ATGATTGATTTGTTGACTGAGAAGCTGGAGAAGAGGGAAACACAATTATTAAGTGTTAGTAAAGAGAAGGCAGGCCTGGAAGAAGCTTTCGATAACCTGAAAGA TGAAATGTTTAGAGTGAAAGAAGAGAGCAGTAGCATTTCATCTCTTAAAGAGGAGTTTACTCAGCGAATAGCAGATGCTGAAAAGAAGGTCCAGCTAGCGTGCAAAGAGAGGGATGCAGCTAAAAAG GAAGTAAAGAATGTTAAAGAAGAATTGGCAACTAGACTAAATTGTAATGAAACAGCTGAACTATTGAAGGAGAAGGATGAACAAATCAATGAACTAATGCAAGAAG gagaAAAGCTTTCAAAACAGCAGCTACACAATTCCAACATCATTAAGAAGTTAAGAATGAAGGAGAAGGAAAATGAAAATACTAATACAAAACAGAGCAAAAAGATTAAGGAGTTAGAAGAGGAGTTGCAGCATTTAAAACAG GTTCTTGATGGCAAGGAGGAGGTTGAAAAGCAGCATCGAGAGAACATTAAACAACTGAACAGTGTGGTAGAGCGACAAGAGAAGGATCTCAGCAGACTTCAGGTCGACATGGAAGAGCTTGAAGAACGGAACCGAAGTGTTCAAGCAGCACTTGATAGCTCATACAA GGAACTTGCTGATCTTCACAAAGCGAATGCTACAAAGGATAGTGAAGCACAAGAAGCAGCATTAAGTCGTGAAATGAAAGCTAAGGAAGAACTTGGATTAGCTCTGGAGAAGGCCCAAGACGAGGCCCGCCAGCAGCAAGAGGCTTTAGCAATTCAG GTGGCAGACTTGAGACTGGCACTTCAACGAGCCGAGCAGCAAGCAGCAAGAAAGGAGGACTATTTGCGCCAAGAAATCCATGAACTACAACAG AGACTCCAAGAAGCAGAGAATCGGAACCAAGAACTGAGTCAAAGTGTTACATCTGCTACCAGGCCACTTCTTCGGCAGATCGAAAATCTGCAAGCAACACTGGGAGCACAAACCTCCTCCTGGGAAAAGTTAGAGAAGAACCTTTCTGACAGACTTG GTGAATCTCAAGCcctcctggcagcagcagctgagagagAACGTGCTGCTACAGAAGAACTTCTTTCCAATAAAATCCAAGTGTCTTCCACTGAATCACAGAATAGCCTCTTGAGACAGGAAAACAGTCGCCTTCAGGCTCAGCTAGAAGCAGAGAGAGCCAGACTCAAGAAACTGGAAAATGAAAACAATAG GTATGAGGTTGAATTAGAAAACCTGAAAGAGGAGTATGTGAAAACTCTTGatgaagcaaagaaagaaaag ACACTGTTAGCTACTCAGTTGGAAATGGAGAAAATGAAAGttgaacaagaaaaaaagaaagcaattttTGTACAAGAAACAGCAAAGGAAAAG GATGATCCTCATGATCATTCATTTGGGTCAATGTCTACAAGTGGGAGCAACCTTTATGATGCTGTAAGGATGGGAGCAGGGTCAAGTATAATTGAAAACCTGCAGTCGCAGTTAAAACTGAAGGAAGGAGAGATTTCTCACCTACAG CTGGAAATTGGAAACCTTGAAAGAACTCGATCAATAATGGCAGAAGAGCTAGTTAAATTAACAAATCAAAATGATGAATTTGAAGAAAAGGTGAAGGAGATACCAAAACTACGTGCACAGCTAAGG GATTTGGATCAAAGATACAATACTATTCTTCAGATGTATGGCGAGAAAGCAGAAGAGGCCGAAGAACTTCGACTGGATCTTGAAGATGTGAAAAATATGTACAAGACTCAAATAGAtgaacttttaaaacaaagacaCAACTAA
- the TMF1 gene encoding TATA element modulatory factor isoform X5: protein MSWFNASQLSSFAKQALSQAQKSIDRVLDIQAEESPWAEAVLPDRGDGTNSLTSGGWDTSTWGLNSNIEPQSQPISSPTAITKPVRRTVVDESENFFSAFLSPPDIQSIQQNPVVSKPPTKSQRPKEEVKSTLKESLCSNQPEMLVETETEAKDSSASVLVDLKNLDVPQENLEESSALETDAKHEENTDKGTDDKVATLDLKVPEVVVNVKSNAGNDVSGSAPDSPAQSLTAETKDIGLESKEQKNEDRQSNTPSPPISAFSSGTSTTSDIEVLDHESVISESSVSSRQEATDSKSSLHLMQTSFQLLSTSACAEYNRLDDFQKLTESCSSSDAFERIDSFSVQSLDSRSVSEINSDDELSGRGCASASLTVSPLTPKTEVVDLMKNKSKEELNETLVHTEETEMEESGRSATPVNSEQPDILVAAVQTDEGQTVKVEVVMQQQGAEKLPKVNCEKEELCKMIDLLTEKLEKRETQLLSVSKEKAGLEEAFDNLKDEMFRVKEESSSISSLKEEFTQRIADAEKKVQLACKERDAAKKEVKNVKEELATRLNCNETAELLKEKDEQINELMQEGEKLSKQQLHNSNIIKKLRMKEKENENTNTKQSKKIKELEEELQHLKQVLDGKEEVEKQHRENIKQLNSVVERQEKDLSRLQVDMEELEERNRSVQAALDSSYKELADLHKANATKDSEAQEAALSREMKAKEELGLALEKAQDEARQQQEALAIQVADLRLALQRAEQQAARKEDYLRQEIHELQQRLQEAENRNQELSQSVTSATRPLLRQIENLQATLGAQTSSWEKLEKNLSDRLGESQALLAAAAERERAATEELLSNKIQVSSTESQNSLLRQENSRLQAQLEAERARLKKLENENNRYEVELENLKEEYVKTLDEAKKEKTLLATQLEMEKMKVEQEKKKAIFVQETAKEKERKSFTLSAMETVSSTPTLSRSSSISGVDMAGLQTSFLSQDDPHDHSFGSMSTSGSNLYDAVRMGAGSSIIENLQSQLKLKEGEISHLQDLDQRYNTILQMYGEKAEEAEELRLDLEDVKNMYKTQIDELLKQRHN from the exons GAACAAATTCCCTTACAAGTGGAGGATGGGATACTTCTACCTGGGGATTAAACTCAAATATAGAACCTCAAAGTCAGCCAATATCCTCACCAACAGCAATCACCAAACCAGTTAGGAGGACAGTGGTGGATGAATCTGAGAATTTCTTCAGTGCCTTTCTCTCTCCACCAGATATTCAGAGTATACAGCAGAATCCAGTGGTGTCTAAACCTCCAACCAAATCACAGCGACCCAAAGAAGAAGTGAAAAGCACTTTAAAGGAATCTCTATGCAGCAATCAGCCAGAAATGCTAGTAGAAACTGAGACAGAAGCAAAAGATTCCTCTGCATCTGTGCTAGTGGACTTGAAAAACCTTGATGTTCCCCAGGAAAATCTAGAAGAAAGTTCTGCACTTGAAACTGATGCTAAGCATGAAGAGAATACAGACAAAGGCACTGATGATAAGGTGGCCACTCTAGATCTCAAAGTACCTGAAGTTGTTGTTAATGTGAAATCTAATGCAGGAAATGATGTATCAGGAAGTGCTCCTGACAGCCCTGCACAATCTCTTACTGCAGAGACAAAGGACATAGGTTTGGAAAGTAAGGAACAAAAAAATGAGGACAGACAAAGCAACACACCTTCACCTCCTATTAGCGCTTTCTCCTCGGGGACATCCACAACTAGTGATATTGAAGTTTTGGACCATGAAAGTGTAATAAGTGAGAGCTCGGTAAGTTCAAGACAAGAGGCTACAGATTCAAAATCCAGTCTTCATCTGATGCAAACTTCCTTTCAGCTCTTATCAACATCTGCCTGTGCTGAGTATAATCGTTTAGATGACTTTCAGAAACTGACTGAGAGTTGCAGCTCCTCTGATGCTTTTGAAAGAATTGACTCATTTAGTGTGCAGTCGTTAGATAGCCGAAGTGTAAGTGAAATCAATTCAGATGATGAATTATCCGGCAGAGGTTGTGCTTCAGCATCTCTCACAGTCAGCCCTTTAACACCAAAGACTGAGGTGGTTGACCTCATGAAAAATAAATCTAAAGAAGAATTGAATGAGACACTTGTACACACAGAGGAAACTGAAATGGAGGAAAGTGGGAGAAGTGCGACCCCTGTTAACTCTGAGCAGCCAGATATTCTGGTtgctgctgtacaaacagatgAAGGACAAACTGTCAAAGTGGAGGTTGTGATGCAGCAGCAAGGTGCTGAAAAGTTGCCTAAAGTGAATTGTGAAAAGGAAGAGCTTTGCAAG ATGATTGATTTGTTGACTGAGAAGCTGGAGAAGAGGGAAACACAATTATTAAGTGTTAGTAAAGAGAAGGCAGGCCTGGAAGAAGCTTTCGATAACCTGAAAGA TGAAATGTTTAGAGTGAAAGAAGAGAGCAGTAGCATTTCATCTCTTAAAGAGGAGTTTACTCAGCGAATAGCAGATGCTGAAAAGAAGGTCCAGCTAGCGTGCAAAGAGAGGGATGCAGCTAAAAAG GAAGTAAAGAATGTTAAAGAAGAATTGGCAACTAGACTAAATTGTAATGAAACAGCTGAACTATTGAAGGAGAAGGATGAACAAATCAATGAACTAATGCAAGAAG gagaAAAGCTTTCAAAACAGCAGCTACACAATTCCAACATCATTAAGAAGTTAAGAATGAAGGAGAAGGAAAATGAAAATACTAATACAAAACAGAGCAAAAAGATTAAGGAGTTAGAAGAGGAGTTGCAGCATTTAAAACAG GTTCTTGATGGCAAGGAGGAGGTTGAAAAGCAGCATCGAGAGAACATTAAACAACTGAACAGTGTGGTAGAGCGACAAGAGAAGGATCTCAGCAGACTTCAGGTCGACATGGAAGAGCTTGAAGAACGGAACCGAAGTGTTCAAGCAGCACTTGATAGCTCATACAA GGAACTTGCTGATCTTCACAAAGCGAATGCTACAAAGGATAGTGAAGCACAAGAAGCAGCATTAAGTCGTGAAATGAAAGCTAAGGAAGAACTTGGATTAGCTCTGGAGAAGGCCCAAGACGAGGCCCGCCAGCAGCAAGAGGCTTTAGCAATTCAG GTGGCAGACTTGAGACTGGCACTTCAACGAGCCGAGCAGCAAGCAGCAAGAAAGGAGGACTATTTGCGCCAAGAAATCCATGAACTACAACAG AGACTCCAAGAAGCAGAGAATCGGAACCAAGAACTGAGTCAAAGTGTTACATCTGCTACCAGGCCACTTCTTCGGCAGATCGAAAATCTGCAAGCAACACTGGGAGCACAAACCTCCTCCTGGGAAAAGTTAGAGAAGAACCTTTCTGACAGACTTG GTGAATCTCAAGCcctcctggcagcagcagctgagagagAACGTGCTGCTACAGAAGAACTTCTTTCCAATAAAATCCAAGTGTCTTCCACTGAATCACAGAATAGCCTCTTGAGACAGGAAAACAGTCGCCTTCAGGCTCAGCTAGAAGCAGAGAGAGCCAGACTCAAGAAACTGGAAAATGAAAACAATAG GTATGAGGTTGAATTAGAAAACCTGAAAGAGGAGTATGTGAAAACTCTTGatgaagcaaagaaagaaaag ACACTGTTAGCTACTCAGTTGGAAATGGAGAAAATGAAAGttgaacaagaaaaaaagaaagcaattttTGTACAAGAAACAGCAAAGGAAAAG GAGCGTAAGTCATTTACCTTATCAGCAATGGAAACAGTTTCGAGTACTCCAACACTGTCACGCTCAAGCTCTATAAGTGGAGTTGATATGGCAGGGCTTCAGACATCCTTCCTCTCTCAG GATGATCCTCATGATCATTCATTTGGGTCAATGTCTACAAGTGGGAGCAACCTTTATGATGCTGTAAGGATGGGAGCAGGGTCAAGTATAATTGAAAACCTGCAGTCGCAGTTAAAACTGAAGGAAGGAGAGATTTCTCACCTACAG GATTTGGATCAAAGATACAATACTATTCTTCAGATGTATGGCGAGAAAGCAGAAGAGGCCGAAGAACTTCGACTGGATCTTGAAGATGTGAAAAATATGTACAAGACTCAAATAGAtgaacttttaaaacaaagacaCAACTAA